Proteins encoded within one genomic window of Vidua macroura isolate BioBank_ID:100142 chromosome 2, ASM2450914v1, whole genome shotgun sequence:
- the CCDC83 gene encoding coiled-coil domain-containing protein 83 has product MEESKKKKKPEEQVQEPESDLPEALLEYHIVAKEATIARVLFHLKGLEEKIKENIKKNVLLKEEQKVLIRRLVRQIEEKEKKRDEKEVVTRDDVEESLKAVFQFVKDKEQVIQDLRSQIEETKKKIAEKQRERDYWLEYKNVGSKIHAERISTLEKDIADVKYELERTEEYYREALKVVREENQKLFDRHMKLLSEEALKNAVGYLDKNCRREIEENEWLKEEVKIYRKEERDLKASVQLLEEENASLVAKLIDIKLQHLRVSGHLFHTKGAGLQELPKDEMKRENREYAAKTDGKSLRSAFPKIRSKTDYKKPPDSDEKAWKKIFTPALDSLLYEDEEFQAYLKLGPLKRKLYVVGKAVPACKEPEEMPSGSHREEDTVGKLDGHITAKMIKALFKENVDEN; this is encoded by the exons atggaagagagtaagaaaaagaagaaaccagAAGAGCAAGTTCAAGAGCCTGAATCAGATTTACCAGAAGCCTTACTAGAATATCA CATTGTGGCAAAAGAAGCAACAATTGCACGGGTTTTGTTTCATCTGAAAGGATTGGAAGAAAAGatcaaagaaaacattaaaaag AATGTTCTTCTGAAGGAAGAACAGAAGGTGCTTATCAGGCGCTTAGTAAGGCAaatagaagaaaaggagaaaaaacgAGATGAGAAGGAGGTTGTAACCAGGGATGATGTGGAAGAGTCACTGAAAGCAGTTTTTCAGTTTGTGAAGGACAAAGAACAAGTTATTCAAG ATCTGCGCTCCCAAATTGaagaaactaagaaaaaaattgcagaaaagcAGCGTGAGAGAGATTATTGGTTGGAGTACAAAAATGTCGGAAGTAAAATACATGCTGAGAGGATTAGCACTCTGGAAAAAGATATTGCAGATGTCAAATATGAACTTGAAAGAACTGAAG aataTTATAGAGAAGCTTTGAAAGTtgtgagagaagaaaatcagaaactgTTTGACAGGCACATGAAATTACTCAGTGAAGAAGCTCTTAAG AATGCTGTGGGATACTTAGACAAAAACTGTCGCAGAGAGATTGAAGAGAATGAGTGGCTAAAAGAAGAG GTTAAGATCTACCgaaaggaagaaagggatttGAAAGCTTCTGTCCAGCtcctggaagaagaaaatgccaGTTTAGTGGCAAAACTGATTGATATCAAACTTCAGCATCTAAGAGTATCAGG GCATTTGTTTCATACAAAGGGAGCTGGCTTGCAAGAACTTCCTAAGGAtgaaatgaaaagggaaaacagagaaTATGCAG caaagacagaTGGAAAGAGCCTCAGAAGTGCCTTTCCAAAGATTCGGTCTAAAACAGATTATAAGAAGCCTCCAGACAGTGAtgaaaaagcatggaaaaaaatcttcactccAGCCCTGGACAGCTTGTTGTATGAAGATGAAGAGTTCCAG GCATACTTAAAATTGGGACCTCTGAAGAGAAAGCTGTACGTGGTTGGAAAAGCTGTGCCTGCTTGTAAGGAACCAGAAGAAATGCCAAGTGGGAGCCACAGAGAAGAGGACACTGTTGGTAAATTAGATGGGCATATCACAGCTAAGATGATCAAGGCCTTATTTAAGGAAAATGTTGATGAAAACTAG